TGTCGAATTGAGCTCGTCAACTTCTTCATTCGTTTCTTCGAGCTCTTCACGTAGTTCGTCGTTTTCCTCGCGTAATTCCTCGTTAGCCTCTTTGAGTTCTGCAATCTCGTCTTTCAGCGAGTCAATTTGAGCGTCTTTGGCTTCAAGTTGATCAGATAGCTTGATTACCTGCGATTCAAGGGAATCAACTCGTGAAACAAGATCACTCATCACAACCACCTCCAGTAGTGCTAAAAGCAGGCTGCTGTGCTGGGTTGGTGGCGATGGTATGTGCTAGCGATACACCTGTTCGTGCGAGACTTTGATAGTCTCGTAGTGTGTTTCTCTGCATGGCTTCCGTACTTGCCTACGGGAGCCGTCGCAGGTCGGTGTCCTCGCACCGGCCTGCAACTTCTCACTAATTCTGATCCGCTATCAGAAACAAGTGTCTCCCGTTGCGTTAATTTCTATTTTCCGACAGTATAAAATTACCTGAATCTGTCTTGCAAGTAACTTTCCAATAATCAGCATGTCATATCAACATCAACATAGTCCTGATCGTACGGAACGTGTATCGCTTCTGTTTACCGAGATTGACGAAGCATGGGAAACTGAATGGACTCCGGGTAAACTGGAGTCCATGTCTGAACGCACTCAATCTGAGTTATTGACCCGAATAGGCTGAAGTTCGTTCCTTGGCCAGCCAAAAGTAACTAATCTTGCTCGTCTGGACATACAGCCTGTGCGCTCTTGTCCTTCATCGGCATGTACAACTATACATTATCAGATTAATATCTTAGTTATGTGCCGTGGTATCGGAGTAGATCTCATCTTGGGAATACACACTATGACGAGAACGGTATCCATCATGAATCAAATATATGCCAGGTAAGATTGCACGTAAATACGCTGATCTTATCTCATCTCGAAGCAAGCTTGTCGTAGCGATTATTCTCTTGTTAACCGTTATTGTCGGAGGCGGCGTTGCCGTTGGCGAAATGGACGAAGCTGGGCTTGGTGAGTTTGAAATTGATTCACCAGAGACTGAAGCAAGTGACTTTATTGCGGAGAATTACGGCCAACAGGAGGGTGTTGTTTCGCAGATTGTCGTCAGAGATGAGGGTGGAAATGTACTAACACAGGACTCGCTGGTGGCTGGGCTTGAATTCCAACAGACAGTGCAGGATGATGACGACCTCAATGCGACACTTGACGGGGACGGGTTTATTGGAGTGGAAAATGTGCTTGGTTCTGCTGCATATTTCCAAGCAGGTGAACCACCGCAGAGCACTCCGAACGTTACTGAACAGCGAAATGCATTAGCTAATCTTTCCGATGATGAATTTGATGGGCTGCTTGAATCAACGCTTGATCCTGACGCTGATATCCCGGGTGACCAGGATCCATATCAATTCCTTCCAACCGCATATGAACCGGGTGACACAACATCCGAAGCTCGGCTCACGCTCTTACTACAGATCGATGACAGTGGGGAAGATGAAGACCCACAGGCAGCATACGACGCACAGGTCCAGATACAACAGCTGCTTGCAGACCAGTTCGACGATGCATTTATTTTTGGACAAGGAATTAGTAACGAAGCATCCAGTCAGGCAACCGGCGATAGTTTTGCGATCATCACACCGTTTGCTCTGATTATCATCATCGTGGTGTTGGGCGTTGCATACCGGGATGTACTTGATTTCTTGCTTGCAATCGGCGGAATTGCACTCGTGTTGATATGGATGGCTGGAATCATGGGATGGCTCGAAATCCCGATGAACGTCATTCTTATCGCCGTCCCATTCTTGCTTGTTGGGTTGAGTATTGACTATGCATTACATGTCGTGATGCGGTATCGTGAGGCAGGATATGGTCGCCTCGATGTGCAACAAAATGGCGAGGAACAGGCAGATGGCAAAAAAGGTGAAACCAACGCCGAACCAGAAAAGAGAGAATCTAATCCACCAGATGACGGTCTTTCTCGGGCAATGTACCTTCTTATCGAAGGAATCCGAGATGACAAAGCGGCACGTACTGTGTCAGATGAAGCTCGTGACGATTCTGATGAGGTGGCCCCAGCAGTTCGAATCCGAGCAGCGATGGCTGCCGGGCTGGCAAGTGTCATTCTCGCCATTGGTGCAGCAACGTTCTCAACCAGTGTCGGGTTTTTTTCAAATATCGTCAGTCCACTGCCAGCAATTCGAGACTTTGCAGTGCTCAGTGGAGCTGGGATTCTTGCAACGTTCGTTATCTTCGGTGCGTTCATCCCGGCACTGAAAACTGAAATTGATACCGTTGCTGAAGAGCGATTCGGATGGAATCGGCTGAAGCCTGCGTTTGGCGTTGGAGAAAGCATCGCAAATCGGCTGCTGTCTGGTATCGCTGCGTCTGTATCTCGTGTTCCGGTTGGTGTCATTATCATAGCCTTCTTGTTAGCGACAGGGGGCGCGTACGGAGCAACCACAATTGATACTGAGTTTAATCAAGCGGATTTCCTGCCGGAGGACCCACCAGACTGGACAAGCAATCTTCCGGGACCACTACAACCCGGGTCATACACAATTAGCGATGATTTCGAGTATCTAAGCACGAACTTTCAGCTCCAAGGCGATGATTCACAGTCACAGATACTAATACGTCCGAATGGAGGGGAAGTAACAGATGAGGACGTGCTCCCCGCAATTGACAATGCAACTGCTGATGTTGATCCGGATAGTTCCATAGTAATGCGTTCTGATGGGACTGCGGCTATTGAGGGCCCGCACACAGTACTGCGTGATGTTGCTTCTGATCATGATGAGCTCAATGCAAAAATCAATGATCGTGATCAGACGGGGAATGGCCTACCAGATGAAGACGTACAGGAGGTGTATGATCTGCTGTTCGAGCTTGAGGAACAATCGGCAGCGAATGTTCTTAGTCGTGACAATGGCGAGATCACTTCTGCTCGACTTATCATTAGCGTTCAACGTGCAGAGTCGGTACAGACAATTGCCGATGATACGGCAGTAATCGCTGATCGAATTGAAGCAGACACTACAGGTATCACGGCTGTTGCTACGGGGATTCCCGTTACAGAAGCCGTGCTGCAAGATGCACTGTTAGAGAATCTGGTTCAAGCATTTGCGATCACACTTGTGATTATTTTGGCATTCCTAACATTGCTTTTCTGGTTCAAATACCGTGCACCATCGTTCGGGCCAGTTGTGCTTGCACCAGTTGTTGCGTCGCTTGCCTGGTTGCTTGGCGTGATGTCTGTGCTCGATATTTCATTCAACAGCGAAACAGCTGTTGTAACAAGTCTCGCAATCGGTCTCGGTGTTGATTACAGTATCCATGCCGGTGAACGGTTTATCGACGAACGGGAACGACATGATTCATTAGAGGATGCACTCCAAGCAACGATCACAGGGACAGGAGGTGCGCTGCTAGCAAGTGCTGGTACGACTGCCGCTGCGTTTGGTGTGCTAGCACTGTCTCTTGCTCCACCGCTCCAGCGCTTTGGCATTGTTACTGGAACGGCTGTTGCATTCGCGTTCTTTGCCTGCATCACGGTCTTGCCGTGCCTGCTGGTCGTTCGAGAACGGTTGAAAGACCGAGGCTCATAGAGCTGGTCTAGCTCACGCACTACACAGAACGGTTTTTTTGGCAATTAATTACGTCAGCTCCGGTAATCGCAAATCGTGCTCCACCCTGATCGCTTTCGGTTACCGTGATGTTCCAGTCGTGGGCCTCGACGATGTCCTTTACAATAGCTAAACCAAAGCCAGAGCCCGTCTCTTCAGGGGAGTATCCCGGCTCAAAGATTTTATCCCGCCTTTCCTCAGGGATTCCAGGACCACCATCTGCAATGTAGAAACCATTTTCTGTATCACCCACTGTGATATGGACTGGCTCACGACTGTGTTCGACGGCGTTGCGCAGCAAATTTTCTACGGCCTGTTGAAGTCGACTCTGATCAGCACAGATTGTTGTTTCTGTGTTTATGTCAAGTGTTGCTTCTGCTGCTTCGATGTTCTGCCAACTTAGGCGAGCAAGGCTATCTACCTGAACTAGCTCAGTGTCTCCAATCTCGTCGCCTTGCCGAGCAAGTGTAAGCAAATCGTCAATCAATTCTTCGATACGACTCAGTGCATCAATAGCATCATCTAAGTGCTCACTGTCACATTCCTCGGTTGCAAGGTTGAGCCGACCACTGGCAACATTGAGAGGGCATCTAATGTCGTGGCTTAGTGTGCTGGCAAATTTATCAAGACGCTCGTTTTGTTGCTTTAGTTTCTGTTCACGTCGTTTTTGCTCGGTGATATCAGTGACATATCCTAACTGATGCGTTATTTCACCATTGTCATTGGAAATATTCTTCGTATAATCTAACACCCAGACACATTCCCCCCCTTTACTTATCACCCGATATGGTTGATGTTTAAAGTAGTCTACTTCCGGATCACGGTTAGCTTCAACTTGGGCCGTTACTCGATCAAGATCATCCTCATGGATAATATCAGCAAACCGAAAGTCATCAGCCATAATTTCTTCAGGAGAATATCCAAAAACCTCAGTCACATTTTCAGAAACGTACTCAACAGGCCAGTCCTCGGTATCCTGCCACTTCAAAACAACAACTGGACCCTGAGCGAACATGTCGCGTTCTTCTCTAAGATGTATTTCCGCCTGTTTTCGATCGTCAATGTCGATATGAATCCCAACTGCGCGCATTGGCGTTCCATCCTCATCACGCTCAAATATTTTCCCCACATCGCGGATCCATTTCCAGTCTCCATCAGCAGTTCGCATTCGATGTTCGGTGTCGTAGTACTCGGTATGATTGGCGATGTGGTCATCTAAGGCTGCTTGCACAGCATCAAGATCATCAGGGTGAACGCGCCGTTCCCATTCATTAAGATGTGACCCAATGTCATCAGGATCATACCCCAGCATGGTAGCCCAGTTATCGTTGAAGGTCACTGAATCAGTCTGTATGTTCCAGTCCCAAATCCCAAGGTTTGCCCCATCAATCGCAAGTTCCAATCGTTCTTGAAGCTCTTTGAGTGTCTGTTCGCGTTGCTTTTGATCGGTGATATCCCGGATAATTCCAGCAATACGGACAACATCCCCATCGTCATCTAAAACTGGCTCGGCTTTTGCCTGTACCCATCGGTTCTCGCCGTCAGGTCGGGCAAGCTGACACTCAATTGTTTGTGGATGGCCATCGGCGGCCCGATCCATTGCTTGACTAACTGCTTCTCGGTCTTCTGGAACAATGGATTCCAGCACTTGCGTTGGATCGTTCTGTATGTTTGTGACGGACTCCCCCCACAGGTCTGTATACGCTGAGTTGATAAATTCAAACTCGCTAAAGTCATTCGAGACAATGAACAGGACGTCATCGGTCTGTTCGGCGAGTTGTATGAGCTTTTCCTCTGCCTCTCGGGCAGCTTGTTGTGACCGATACTGTTCGACAACATTCTGGATCCGATTCGCCAATACGGTATACTGACCTGTACCAGTCTCTTTTTGCAGGTATTCAGTTACGCCAGCAGAGATCGCTTTACTGGCGATTTCTTCGCTTCCTTTCCCTGTAAATAGGATAAACGGAAGTTCTGGATGATCCTCACGAACTTGTGTAAGGAGTTCGATGCCACTCTGCCTGGGCATCTCATAATCTGAGACGATACAGTCGACATCCTGATCGCCAAGTCGGTTAATCCCCCCGCGTGCTGATGTTGCGGTTATGACATTGAACTCATCGTGTTCTTTTTCCAGAAAGGCAGCAACCATATCCACGAATTTAGGGTC
This portion of the Salinarchaeum sp. IM2453 genome encodes:
- a CDS encoding response regulator codes for the protein MAEPITVLHVDDDPKFVDMVAAFLEKEHDEFNVITATSARGGINRLGDQDVDCIVSDYEMPRQSGIELLTQVREDHPELPFILFTGKGSEEIASKAISAGVTEYLQKETGTGQYTVLANRIQNVVEQYRSQQAAREAEEKLIQLAEQTDDVLFIVSNDFSEFEFINSAYTDLWGESVTNIQNDPTQVLESIVPEDREAVSQAMDRAADGHPQTIECQLARPDGENRWVQAKAEPVLDDDGDVVRIAGIIRDITDQKQREQTLKELQERLELAIDGANLGIWDWNIQTDSVTFNDNWATMLGYDPDDIGSHLNEWERRVHPDDLDAVQAALDDHIANHTEYYDTEHRMRTADGDWKWIRDVGKIFERDEDGTPMRAVGIHIDIDDRKQAEIHLREERDMFAQGPVVVLKWQDTEDWPVEYVSENVTEVFGYSPEEIMADDFRFADIIHEDDLDRVTAQVEANRDPEVDYFKHQPYRVISKGGECVWVLDYTKNISNDNGEITHQLGYVTDITEQKRREQKLKQQNERLDKFASTLSHDIRCPLNVASGRLNLATEECDSEHLDDAIDALSRIEELIDDLLTLARQGDEIGDTELVQVDSLARLSWQNIEAAEATLDINTETTICADQSRLQQAVENLLRNAVEHSREPVHITVGDTENGFYIADGGPGIPEERRDKIFEPGYSPEETGSGFGLAIVKDIVEAHDWNITVTESDQGGARFAITGADVINCQKNRSV
- a CDS encoding RND family transporter, with translation MPGKIARKYADLISSRSKLVVAIILLLTVIVGGGVAVGEMDEAGLGEFEIDSPETEASDFIAENYGQQEGVVSQIVVRDEGGNVLTQDSLVAGLEFQQTVQDDDDLNATLDGDGFIGVENVLGSAAYFQAGEPPQSTPNVTEQRNALANLSDDEFDGLLESTLDPDADIPGDQDPYQFLPTAYEPGDTTSEARLTLLLQIDDSGEDEDPQAAYDAQVQIQQLLADQFDDAFIFGQGISNEASSQATGDSFAIITPFALIIIIVVLGVAYRDVLDFLLAIGGIALVLIWMAGIMGWLEIPMNVILIAVPFLLVGLSIDYALHVVMRYREAGYGRLDVQQNGEEQADGKKGETNAEPEKRESNPPDDGLSRAMYLLIEGIRDDKAARTVSDEARDDSDEVAPAVRIRAAMAAGLASVILAIGAATFSTSVGFFSNIVSPLPAIRDFAVLSGAGILATFVIFGAFIPALKTEIDTVAEERFGWNRLKPAFGVGESIANRLLSGIAASVSRVPVGVIIIAFLLATGGAYGATTIDTEFNQADFLPEDPPDWTSNLPGPLQPGSYTISDDFEYLSTNFQLQGDDSQSQILIRPNGGEVTDEDVLPAIDNATADVDPDSSIVMRSDGTAAIEGPHTVLRDVASDHDELNAKINDRDQTGNGLPDEDVQEVYDLLFELEEQSAANVLSRDNGEITSARLIISVQRAESVQTIADDTAVIADRIEADTTGITAVATGIPVTEAVLQDALLENLVQAFAITLVIILAFLTLLFWFKYRAPSFGPVVLAPVVASLAWLLGVMSVLDISFNSETAVVTSLAIGLGVDYSIHAGERFIDERERHDSLEDALQATITGTGGALLASAGTTAAAFGVLALSLAPPLQRFGIVTGTAVAFAFFACITVLPCLLVVRERLKDRGS